The genomic interval CCCAATGCGTGGACGGAAACGAAAAACCCGCTGCAGACACTGATCCCCGCAGATCTGGCAGACCACCCCCTTCTGGGCAATACAGGTGTGACTAACCCGAACCTCCAGCCCCCACGGCTCCCCATGATCCTCATCCGAGGCAAACTGTAGCGCCTTCGGCTCACAACAGGTCACACACTCCTCACAGAAGGTGCACTCTCCCCGCTTGAACTCCACAATCGGGAATCTGCTCCCACCCTCGACCAGGATTTTCTCTGGGCAGGCCTCTACACACTTTCCACAGCGGCTACAGATCTCGGTAAACTCAAACTCATCCAGTGCCCAGGGTGGACGGATGGGACGTTTTCTTCCACTCACATCACCACGCAGAAACTGGGTACGACTCACCCCACGGCCACCCTGCCCCTGTTTTTTTTTATCATCTCTGTTTTTTAAAAACTTAAACATTAAAACCGTCCCGTCCCTCACAAGTTATCCTAACCGTACTAAAGAGCCACCTGATTAACCCCAAATCTCGTCACTATCCAACAACATCAAGTGCCCGTGCCCGAAACCCAACCCCACACTCCTGTGCCAGTTGTTGACACGCCTCTATATCAACCCCCTCCAATCCATCTATAGCAGTTGCGGTCACCAATGGAATCTTCCCACTTGCTCTCCGCAGAAAATCCAGCATTGCCTCAAAGGCGCCCCCCAGCTGGGGCTGGCAGTGCCGATTATAGACCTCTCTGTTCTGTCCATTCATTGAGACCGAGAGCTCATCAATAACCCCCACCATCTCCGGTATCACATTGCGTTTATGGACCAGACTGGCCAGCCCATCTGTATTGATTCTGGTCTGCCCACCATGCTGCTTTATCCACCCGGCAACCTCAAGCAGAAGCCTGAGCCGCAGTGTCGGCTCCCCAAAACCGCAGAATACCACCTGACTGTAGCGTGATGGATCACCAATCGCCCCTATCACCTCCTCAACCTCCGGACGGTGGTCGACTGTAAGATCAAACTCGTGAACCTTCATCACCCCCTGGGTCTTGGGACAGAAGTCACAAACCAGGGTGCAACGGTCGGTAATACTGAGATAGAGGCTATCTTTTATCTGGTAGGCAATTGTCTGACTTCTCACTATGCTATTCTCTCACCACTTACCAACTGCAAACAAGATATGAATCCTTGCTAAAGTGATCACAATAATGAAAAAAATTGCCCTGCCATTAATCCTGGCGCAAGGATTAATACTGCTGTTCATGCCTCTATTAAGTCAGGCTAGCCCCACCCTGCTCGATGCTGCCAATCAGGGCGAGATCAGACAGGTCAAAAAACTGCTGCAGGCGGCAGCCCCCCTCTACCCCCTGACTCGCTCTGGAGAGACCCCGCTACACCGGGCCGCATATCATGGGTACAGAGAGATAGTCTCTCTGTTACTGAACGCAGGTAGCGAGGTTGATATCACCTCCAGACCAGGGGAGACTGCACTCCACAAGGCAGCACAGAGCGGCCATCTGGATGTGATTCAGAAACTTCTGGATGCCGGTGCCGATATCAACCGACGCAGTGAATATGGCATTACCCCACTACAGAAGGCGGTCGCCAATGGTCAGATAGATGCAGTAAAACTGCTGTTGGGATGGGGTGCCGACCCCGCACTGCAGGATGATCTTGGAATCACTCCACTACAGTACGCCGAGATGGGGGGCGAGAGTGAAATTGCAGAACTACTGGAATCTTACTTTACCTCTACCCAACGTTAGGTATAGACTCCCCGATCCACATAAAAAGTTATCCAAAGACAATTTCTCAACAAGGAGGAGAATCGTGAAAAAAGTTTATTCAGTTATGGCATCAACTGCCATCGCACTAACCCTGGCACTCTCACAGAGCCAGGCAGCTTCTGCCGACAACAGCATGGTCGATGCCGGACTAGACGAGGCAAAACAGCTCTATAGCAAGGCTCTGCCGATGAATATGGACTCTCTGAAAAGGGCCGAACTGCTTGGGCAGGCTGTAGATATCCTGACCGGGGTTATCGAAAACGATCCAAAATCTCTGGAGGCACACCGCAAACTAATGGGGGTCTACCTGCTACAACAGGATTACTCCAACGGTATCCGTACCCTGCAGAATGCAATCACCCTCGCTCCCGAGGATCCTAAGCTCTTTATCTCCCTGGCATTTATGTATGAACACTCTGGTGCCCTGGAGTATGCAGACGAGATGCTGAATCAGGCGCTTTCTCTGAAACCTGGAGATAAAGTCACAAAAATGGTCAGAGATTATAAGGTTGCCATCAGAAAGAAGATTGAGGCGGCAAAAGATAATAACAATATGGAGCAGCTTCATGGCGGAGAGAACCCCATGGACGCACAACATGGGCAGCTTAAACCTGGAGCAGATACCTCCGCCCACTAAACCATGAAAGCAGAACTCACAGACCCATTTGGCAGAAGAGTCGATTACCTCCGTCTCTCGGTAACCGACCGCTGTGACCTGCGTTGCGTCTACTGTATGCCACAGGGGTTTGATGACTATGAGGCACCCGCTGACTGGCTCACCTTTGACGAGATTGAACGGGTAGTCAGGATATTTGGCGAGCT from Candidatus Thiopontia autotrophica carries:
- a CDS encoding ankyrin repeat domain-containing protein, producing the protein MKKIALPLILAQGLILLFMPLLSQASPTLLDAANQGEIRQVKKLLQAAAPLYPLTRSGETPLHRAAYHGYREIVSLLLNAGSEVDITSRPGETALHKAAQSGHLDVIQKLLDAGADINRRSEYGITPLQKAVANGQIDAVKLLLGWGADPALQDDLGITPLQYAEMGGESEIAELLESYFTSTQR
- a CDS encoding radical SAM protein; translated protein: MRSQTIAYQIKDSLYLSITDRCTLVCDFCPKTQGVMKVHEFDLTVDHRPEVEEVIGAIGDPSRYSQVVFCGFGEPTLRLRLLLEVAGWIKQHGGQTRINTDGLASLVHKRNVIPEMVGVIDELSVSMNGQNREVYNRHCQPQLGGAFEAMLDFLRRASGKIPLVTATAIDGLEGVDIEACQQLAQECGVGFRARALDVVG
- the napF gene encoding ferredoxin-type protein NapF, with amino-acid sequence MFKFLKNRDDKKKQGQGGRGVSRTQFLRGDVSGRKRPIRPPWALDEFEFTEICSRCGKCVEACPEKILVEGGSRFPIVEFKRGECTFCEECVTCCEPKALQFASDEDHGEPWGLEVRVSHTCIAQKGVVCQICGDQCLQRVFRFRPRIGGKVQMEMDMERCTGCGACIAPCPVDALTLHHRQPVTEESRGENRNGT
- a CDS encoding cytochrome C biogenesis protein translates to MKKVYSVMASTAIALTLALSQSQAASADNSMVDAGLDEAKQLYSKALPMNMDSLKRAELLGQAVDILTGVIENDPKSLEAHRKLMGVYLLQQDYSNGIRTLQNAITLAPEDPKLFISLAFMYEHSGALEYADEMLNQALSLKPGDKVTKMVRDYKVAIRKKIEAAKDNNNMEQLHGGENPMDAQHGQLKPGADTSAH